GTGCGCCTGCAGACTATAACGCGGTTATCCTTTTTACcgcacatatataataatatatatgtttatatattttttttttaaatacaacccCCCCCCACCCCCGAAACCGAAAAGTGGACCGCCGCGGAGAACGAGGGTAGAACACAGACGATCGGAAGGGTGGCCCGCGAAAGAGTAATGGATGCGCGGCTGCGGTTGTTTGCTTTTTGAACGAGCGACGGCGGCGGCCGCGGCGGTCGAGTTTATCTATAAACCGGCAACAATAAAtcgcgcggcggcggcggtggcatcCCTCGTCGTAAATTAGAGACCGCGGCGGCACGGTCAATCCAAAGTTTGATAACGTTttgataacacaatattattcgaATACGCTGCAGCGTGTACATTGCACAGCGAGGGAATCGATATCTCTGCGTATAtgtaagctataatatattatatatatatatatataaatataaggaGCTGATACTGCTgccaactatatatatatataagtatatataatatattatatgtgtgagTGTGCGCGCGTGTGTATATAACAGCAGTATACTGTATACGTTTACCTATTATACAGAGGAAGAATAGAGATATCGCTCGACTAATGGTACGACGTCGATCGAGCGATGTGCATACGAgcaatatatgtaggtatataatatatatatgatgtacGTGTATTTTCGATATTGAATTTTTGAAGCTGTAATACatcatatgtatgtatatataggtactatataatattatattgtatagaacaAATATCGTGTGATCTGATCgtgtaataaattatgtcataatattatatattatacctatatagtatatatacatgaTGCGGTCATGGCTATACATCGGTGGAGAATTCACGATGGTAGGCTTGATGTTCGGTAGCTTAtcggattaatataatatcacgtaTTTGATAATAACTCGTTATAACTATTACCTAATATAGGACGGGCGGACTGAAGCTACTGAAGCTGCCGATGACCCGACTGACAACTCTTTAAGCGCCCGTGGAAAGGCGGGAGACGTATAGAGAGGGATAAAGTTGAAGTACCCGCCTCTTTCTTAAAACCTTAAAAActttgataggtatattatactattctaaAGATATAACTTTCATGTTTAtagttaatttgtaaaaatgaataatatacctttatttgataggtatttaatattacctatgtaatattgtgtttttatgatttaacattttaacatcaTACCATGgtgaaatacaaatttatttaaaaacaaaaaaaatgatattttaacacagacctaaataattttcatacattttaatatcggTTGTACCTATAATGTCTATTCGAAGAGAGACCTCTGGGAAGATCATACATTTCTATATAGGAATACCGAATAAGTACATGGGTAACAATTTCTCATACCCGAAGTcggaaaaatataagttataacttgtgCCGCTTCTTGATGCCAAAATCctaaatacaataattcaatGTGTAAATAGGTGTATATGAATCCACCCTCGCTGCAGTGAAAAGGAAACGACTCACTAAGTAAGCACAAACACCCCTGTCCCATATACAATGTCTTCAGTTATTTAAGTATTGCACATTTATGTCTTGTGTGATAAGTTAAACTTTTTACAGTTTTACCAGtttttcataaaacattaaatatataaagcaggtcccaataaataataatttaatatgtatattatattataagcacccGATACACTAATTTCAATGGGTTGCCTTGTAACAACTTCacgtaaacaaattatttttgatcattCGTGCCTGCAGTATAAATACGTAatttacgtttaataataataacgtgtcGACGTTGTGGAATAGTGCGTTTGCCAGCTTTAGAACTTGTGAAAGTGAAACTATAATTGAATATGAAGggctcgttattattatatttttttttcataatctatAAGTAGCCAGTAGGTGTGTACAATACGTCGAGTTCTACATTTTTCTTTGACATTCATAAAATCTTCTTCTCCCGACTCCCGTATTCCacgctattataattatattctatagtagATAGTATCCTCGATATAAAGAagattatgataatatcataagaagatattatcttctctacatcgtgctAGTAtcgtattattagtattaccatttacctatattattattacggtggAATAAAATTGGTACCGTCACTGTTATATTGTGTTGTACGGTAAATATTGCGGTGCATGGTCACACTGTAAAAGAAATCGATAGTCTACGTAACCGGGCGGTGCCGCTTGTACTGAATTCCGGATAGCCATTGACACAGATAACCTTATCGTTCCGATTCGTACGGTCCTTGCTCCTTAAACACGTGTGAAgagcttacaattttttttgaactcttgttggttataacttaaatacattattttataaaaacagtttttttatcgAAGCGGTcagttataatatgttgattcgGAAAGCATGAAATTGAATCACTTCCAGAAAGTCTTCATTGGATGGTAAgtcgtttatactttatattaacattacctaagtacctaaacataatattatattataaccatggtctataatcatattattatatagctagtttaattatgtacaatattatatattgaattgtatgaataaaataagttaattaggTAGGATGTCTTTCGcgcatatttttaatcaattttgaatAGTACGATTGTTATCAATATCAAAGTATAGATacattgataacataatattatattgaataacaaaatattatttcacctaattttattatatttatgcgggtataaataaaataataatttaaagtgggttatttgttttaatttcaagataatattgtattacttactgaaattaataaaaacgtttttggcttatgttaataataataacaagtaatgattctaaaaatgtagaaaatattttgaataatattaattaaaacaaaaatatgaataatattttaaagtaaattagttgtaaaacattcaatataacattttaaaatctataaaataaaattctgtaATAAATGCTGTGCTCggttatttttactatagataaaatataccaTTGTGTTAGATTGCTTCTTATTCATTATGGTACCTATTGATTAAAACTTAAACTTTTAGAcaccacaatattttattgtgacaATTCCCtcttatttaatcaaatttaatattgaatcatTAATATCTTATggaagttaaatatttttttttttctaggtcAATTGTTATTACTGGTGGTCTTTATTCATTTGTCCTATCAAAGCGATATGTCGATTCCAAACGTTATGATAGTATGAAAGCTAGAGAACGTATACGACTATCAAACATAGGAGAATACGATCCGAGTTCAaggaaattttaattacattttgctgaaaaaatacctatacaatcaTGGCTGGAACACAAGTACAAATACCACAGAACCTCACTACCTTGCAACAAGTAGAATTAGACATGATGGCTGATATGTATGGTCGTATGACTGAAACATGCCGAAAGAAATGTGTCAAGCCAGAACATAAGGCGGGTGAACTGAATAAAGGAGAAAGTGTATGTTTGGATCGATGCATTGTCAAATATTTCCAAATGCATGAAAATGTCGGCAAAAATTTAAGACTTGATTTTAAtgccaaataattatatacagagtACTATTTTTAGTGAAGCTCATactataatggaaaaaaaatgtatttaaatttctcaAGTATAAGATCTAATTGATTGTAAGTCAGATTAAATAGTTGAgctagattaatttttttattttatattgttctaaACTGGTCAACATAATAAATGTAGATATCTGATAGAgtcttagatattatattagtattcaaattaTCTATGAGTTATAATAAAGGGataaacttaaaaacatattgttatttattttagggtaaaataattactatctaattaaattgttatgaaattattattactgctattttaattacctacttaaaacatCTAACGATGAGGAATGTTGGTAAATGTGTCTTGCGTACAAATGAATGTCAAAAACGTAAACTTCTGTTTGCTTCTATAGAATCAAAATACAcaaattgaattgtgacaaaCTTCCACTTACAATTGTCTGTAGATTTGGAAGGCTCACTAATGacatagattaaaattatatgtatactagtAGAATCAAATATtcattgttttgtttaataatggTACTTTGACAAAATGGAAATACAATTTGGTCACATTAACATATGCATTATTCAAGTTTTGGTATGATAACAAGTAAAGTAAACGCATGTTACTGTCTTAAGTCTGAACTACTTGTATTTCAATGTAACTTACAAatagtgaataaataaaaactttacaaTGCTTCAGAAATCGAATAATGTTTAGTCTTTCGTGTTATGAGGACGTATTACACttacatgtgttgtctctgtcttactaATGCATAACAGCAAACTTTATGTTCAAGAATAATCAATTTTACTTGgtaattttaaacatacaaGTGAAATGacctattgtaaaatgtaaaagtaagaatattaaGTGCTAGTATAGTAGTATCTCATAATAAGATGTGACTGTAAGGATTCTAAAATGTACCCTATCAATTAAGTACACTAACGAATATCATAATTGTaacgttgaataaaaaaaattatgaagataaaattacatattttttaaattttataaatgtcatgctaatttttcagaatttgtaaCAATTCATGTTGGCAttttcctaaattataataatagatgttaaaatgtatcattttaatatcttattataatttgggtaggtaatacatattacagGATTCAAATTgcaaacttaataaaataaaaacaaacttgcaaaatcctataaaaaaaatatatcagtttttatataatatgtaaacatgaCTTAGACTACCTACTTAggtgttaatttaaaaaaaatttgcatatGTTTAtagtagtatttttatttacaagtaaaatgctctgtttttttttttgcttgctGTATTTCATTAACCATTTCATTAACCACAATTTTCACAATTTACCCATCTATTTATCTAAaggctataaaatatatcaacggTATTAACTCATCTAAGTTGTGctctgttttttttgtttttaaaaaaaaattatagttttgggATATGTTTTGAATACTATGACAATAAACGAcgaaagtattttataattatcatttgaaACGTATAGCTGAGCTCAAAAAACTTTTTTAGGCAGTATAAACACTTGTCAAACGCATTCCCTGGAGAAACGTTAAAAGTTTAGTCCCTTCGCCGTCCCAGTCACTTTTAGACATCGAAGTCaccgttatttttattttttaaaacgttttctcTAAACATCGGTCCCCAGCCCGTCCACCACCTACGCGCTTCCATTTTGGTCAATTTACCCGGACAGTAGGTTCTATTCTTCTTATCCAGAGTTCATttgttctgttttttttttttttttagataccaaAAAATACTGAACTACCTACAT
This portion of the Acyrthosiphon pisum isolate AL4f chromosome A1, pea_aphid_22Mar2018_4r6ur, whole genome shotgun sequence genome encodes:
- the LOC100571497 gene encoding mitochondrial import inner membrane translocase subunit Tim10 produces the protein MAGTQVQIPQNLTTLQQVELDMMADMYGRMTETCRKKCVKPEHKAGELNKGESVCLDRCIVKYFQMHENVGKNLRLDFNAK
- the LOC107884723 gene encoding uncharacterized protein LOC107884723; translated protein: MKLNHFQKVFIGWSIVITGGLYSFVLSKRYVDSKRYDSMKARERIRLSNIGEYDPSSRKF